CAAACTGAAGAAATGTTATTAGTGACACAGTTGTAGCACTATATTAAGAGTCGAAGCTACTCAAATGGTTACAATTGAAATAAATTAGAATTAGCATACTAATAATGCCCGCCAATATCTGAGGATATAGGCGGGCATTTTTTCTATCCATTCTAGCTGCTTATAACGAGAATCTAGCAAGCTCGGAGCATGTCTTAGTTAGTAGGCTTGTGCTTCGAGAGGATCGTTCTCCTCTATGTATGCGAAGGGGAGGACGATTTTATGGAAATAATAAAATATATGCTTCACACAATACAGTATTTCATATAAGTTACGTCCATTGAATCATTAGGGAGTATGATCTAGTATAAAGCAGAGCCAATATTTAGCTTTATTTACATTAATTAACGCCAAATAATGACAAAATGTTCAGGATATCTTTCGTCTGAATGAGAGGTATTTTGACTTGATTAGAAAGGAGGAACCATTTAGCTGCAGTTATCGACATAAGGTTAGCTAAATTTGAAGCGAAAAAAGAGTTAAATGTCGTAGATCGATTGTAGAGCTCTCTCATAAGTTTGAACGGAATCTAGGGGTTACAGTGGTGAACAATGAAAATTTTGAGAGAGTAACGTGGAACAGGCCGATGAATGGACTAATTCGAAAAGGAAGATGTAGATGAATCGAAAATATATGATCTACGGATTGGCGGTTACTATCTGCTCGATGTTGTGGCTTACTCCAGCCTCTGCGCAAAGTGCTTCAGATTTTAAACTTAAGACATCCATAAAGGAATCGACGGATACTCAATTTACGATCACGTTGTCCGGAGAAAAAATAGAGGATTTATACGCATATGAGACGAAGCTGAGCTTCGACCCTGAACGACTTGAATTAGTTAAGGCGAAGACCGACATAGAGGGCTTCTCCGTGTCACCAATTGTGAACAATGGAGAGATTACCTTCGCGCACACCAAGATCGGAAAGGTCAAGGGTGAGAAAGGAAATCTGGATATTACGACGCTGACGTTTAAGACGAAGAAAGCGGGTACTTCTGAGTTGAAATGGACAGGAATGAAAATCGTTGATCAGAATTTGAAAAGTCAGATGCTTTCCCCAAATCTAACAGTAGGTTATACGAAATTGTTTACTGATATTAAGGGTCACTGGGCGAAGACAGACATTATGGAAATGGTGGACCGTGGCGTCATTTCCGGGATGAATGTTGACATCTTCGCACCGAACAATAAGCTGACGAGAGCACAATTCGCGAAGATGATCGCGGATGGATTGAAGATCAAGGAAGGTGCAAGCAACCCTTTCAAGGACGTGAAGCAAGGGTCGTGGTATGAAGAAGCCGTGAAGAGAGCCTATGCTGCGGGTATCGTGACTGGCATTTCTGCGGATAAATTTCAACCGGAGAAGGAGATCACTCGTGAGGAAATGGCGGTCATGCTCGTTCGTGCGAAAGCACATGGTCTTGGCGTGAAGCCAGATACTTTGAAGGCAGGAAAGCTACCTGTGTATACCGACGATAGCTCCATTAGTGAATGGGCAAGAACTTCTTTAGCCGTAGCTGTAGAATCGAAACTAATGAAAGGTCGATCAGCAAAATTACTTGCGCCGAAAGGAAATACTACTCGTGCGGAATCCGCCGTCGTGCTTAAGCGGTTGTTAACGAATTAATAAGCCAAAATAGGAGGTATTCTATGCAATCTAACTTATCAAAGTTGAAGATTGGCACGAGATTATTGTTATCCCTTGCATTAGTATCACCGATTACATCCGCATTTGTGGATGGATCAGCGCAAGCAGCTGCGCAGGTTGCCGCACAGGAAAGTGGAAGCGTATACATCAAGGATTTTAATGACGGTAACGTTAGCGGTTGGAAAAAAGGGGCAGGCTCAGGCACAGCGACGTTCGCCGCTGACAATGGGTCGCTTAAGGCAACGACAACGGGGCCTGTAGTTACCTACGATGTGTATTCTCCTGTTATTACCGATGGCATCTATGAGTTGAAAATGAAATTTGACACGGTTCCTGGTCGCTTCGGCTTCGTGATCCGTCATGCAGATGAAGCAAATTTCAGTGCCATTTATTATGACACTAGCAACTTTGGCTGGTATGCGGTGAAGGACGGGGGAGAGGCGTATGGTAGTATCGATAATAGCAACTATACATTTCAAGCGAACCGTGAATATACATTTAAGCTGGAATATGTGAATGACCAAATGACCGTATGGATCGACGGTCAACAGCTATTCAGTGCAAGTACACCCAATGTTCCAGTGAATGCTGGAAAAATTGGTATTCGAAGTTGGTTTAATAATAAAGTAATTCATATTGACGATGTAAAGCTTACCGAAGTAAAGGTGGATAGACCGGTGCAGCAGCCCATAACGGTGACGGATACACTGCAGTCCGCCGATATGACGGTTGTCATCGATAAGGAGTTTCCACGGGTGCAGAAATATACGTGGAACGAGAGCGGCGCAGAAATGAACGGTCAACTTATTGGAATCAACGAAATAAAAATTAACGGTAAGTCACACTACCCACTCGCAGTGGAATACCACAAAACAGCTGCTTCTGGGGATCGCGGCGAGCGAGCCAGTTACACGCTTCAATTTCCAGAGATTAATGTAGAGCTCGGTGCTGAACTGGAAGTGAAAGATAATGTAATGAACTTCAACATTACGCGCATCACCGAGAGCGGTGCCGAGAAAGTCAAGACGATTGAGTTCCCTAATCATGATCTCGTTAGTATTCTCTCTTCGGAGCCTGTTGCAAAGGAGACTGGTGTATCCATCACGGGCTCGATTAGTGATGAATACAAGGATCTGAAAGCGGGGGCTACGAATGCGAGTGGATCACGGTATTACGTATTCCTGAACAACGATAAATTAGCAGGAACGATTATGAATAATGCCATAAATGGATCCGATAAGACGCGTCTTCGCATCGCAAACAATGGAAGTGGTGATAAACAAGCATCGATTTGGAATGGTACATTTATTTACCGCGGTAGCGATACGATGCCAACGCAGTCGCTTCCCACCTCGAAAGTTGTCATCACACCAGACGCTAACGAAGATAACACCGTAGACTGGCAGGATGGTGCTATTGCGTATCGTGAGAATGCACCAATACCTTATGGTAGTCAAATGATTCGCGACAATATCTCTTATATCAGCATGAATTTAGGCTCAACGACGACGTCTCCGTTTCTGCGGGCGTTCGATAACGCGAAGAAAATTTCAAATCTGACCGATGGTTTCGGCCAGCTAGTCTTATTTAAGGGTTACCAAGGAGAAGGCCATGATGATTCTCATCCGGACTATGGTGGTAATATCGGTATTCGTCAAGGCGGTAAGGAAGATTTTAATTTCGTATTGAGCGAGGGCAAGAAGTATAACATCAAGGGCGGCGTGCATATCAATGCGACAGAATACATGCTGGATGCAGTCGGGACCAAGTTGGAGAATTTGGTACAACCGCTGTCTAAGGGATGGGGCTGGTTGGATCAAGCCTATTTCGTCGATCAGTCCAAGGATGTGCAATCCGGAGAATTAAAACGTAGGCTGGATATGCTGAAGGCGGACACGGGTGATAATTTGTCATTTATATACGTCGACGTCTATTACAATAACGATTTTAATGCAATGAAATTGGGAGAATACATTAACGGTAATGGATGGATGTTAGGCACAGAGTTCGCAGGCCCATTATTTGAACCAGCGGCATGGGTGCATTGGGGTACGGACCCAGGTTATCCAAACCAAGGTGACAATAGTCCGATTGTAAGATTCGTGCGCAACCAAGTGCTTGATGGCTTCATGACGACACCACTCTTGAAGGGCAACCAACAGGTAGGTGTTGGATATTGGCAGCCTAAAGCAGAGTTCTACAGCTACAACGAAACGACTAAGGCATTTTTTAATCATAATCTTCCGACTAAATATATGCAGTACTTCCCAATTATGAAAATGACGAATGATCGTATCGACTTTGAGGGAGATGTATCCGTCGAGCGTGAAGCAGATGGCAAAATTCATTTAAGAAAAGACGGTAACAACGTAGCTATCATGACGGATAGCTCGAATGTTACAGATAGCACTGTCTTTATCCCATGGGATCCCATTCAAGAAACAAAAATCTATCACTGGAATCCAGCAGGTGGGACGACGACTTGGAAGGTGCCAGCATCCTGGAGCAATGTACAGACAGCACAATTGTATAAGTTGACGGATCTAGGTCGTGAGCTTGTCGGTCCTGTGAATGTTGTGAACGGCGAAGTAACGCTCACAGCAACCCGTGGAACTGGATATGTCTTGTACAAAGATTTAGCTGAAGAGCAAGAAGACATGGAGTGGGGGGAGGGCGGCCTCATTAAGGATAATGGCTTCGACAGTCAAAGCTTCGGAAGTTGGAGCAAATCCTCTACGGGAGCAAATACGGATCACATCCAATTCGTGAAATCAAATAACGCAGATGACATGGTGCAGGTGAAAGGACCATCCGACGCGACGCTTACGCAGACGATTACTGGACTCAAGCCTGGCAATGCGTATACCGCATCCATATGGGCTAATATTGACGGCAAGCGTAAGGTAACTATCGGTGTGAAGCAAGGCGATGAGGAAGTCAGCAACTACATGGAAGATATCCCTGTACCGTATTATGCGCAGCAGCACAAGTACCTCAACACCAATACTCAACGCGTTAAAGTGACGTTTACAGCGCAAGCCGAAACGGCTGAGCTATCTATCAACGTTGCTACTGGTAATGCAACGGTGAATCTGGACGACGTCCGCGTATGGGAGAATCCAACATCTACGGATCCGGGAGACTCTGTACTGTACGAAGATTTCGAGAATGTAGACGAGGGCTGGGGACCATTTGTGTATAGCAAAAGCGGATATGTCCGGACGCATATCTCTGATAAAAGAGAAGGTCAGATCATGAATTACGTGCTTGACGGGAAGTATTCACTCAAATCGAATGAAAGCGGGACGGGCGAATGGCTCCGTACACTACCGCAGACACTTCGTCTTGAGAAAGACCACAAATTCCGGCTTACGATGAAAGTGAAGACGGATACGGAGGGCATGTATACGGTCGCTCTGCGCACAAAGGAGAATGGCACGGTTCGTGACTTAGCTTCCAAGACACTTAACCTTAGCACAATCGATATTGATCTTCCGTTCCAAACCGATGGTACAGAGAACGCTTATCTCGCTATTATTAAGAACAAGGACAACGATCAAGCTGAATTGACTGGTACACTATTGATTGATGATATTCGCGTTGATGACGAGGGTTCAATCAATCCGGGAGAAGGCATCTTGGTAAACAACCTCGGATTGGCAGAGACAAACATCGTCCTTCCAATTGGTAATAATACAACATTGGTGGCGAACGTGGCGCCAGCTAACGCATCGAATAAAACACTCAAATGGGCTTCGAATCAGCCAACCATCGTATCGGTGGATCAAAATGGCCGAATCACAGCACTGGCATCAGGAACGGCGACCATTACAGTTACATCAACCGATGGCAGCAAACTGACTGCAACGGCCCAAGTTACGGTGAATGAAGCGAATGTGCATATTCCGCAGTCCGGAATGACAGCTACGACTACGAGTGCCCAACCAGGCGATGAAGGGGCCAATGTGCTAGATGGAAATCCGGCAACGGCATGGCATACAGCTTGGTCACCGCCGCATCTTCCAGAATCCATCACCATTCAATTGGGCGGCAGCTACGATATTAATGAGCTGAAATATTTGCCTCGTACGGATGCGGCTAACGGTACGATTACGAAATATAATGTGTACGTCAGCACGGACGGAGTAAACTTTACGCTTGCTGCTAACGGAAGCTGGGCGAGGAACAATCAGGAGAAAAGCGTGATCTTCCCGAAAACAAAGGCGTCTTATGTGAAGCTGGAAGCTGTTGAGGCAGTTGGAAATTTCGCGTCCGCATTGGAAATCAATGTGTATCATGTGCCAACCGTGAGTTCCGGGGAGCAGTCTGCTTTGCTGACTGGAGCGAATACAGTTTTGGCTGAAACAGAATTTAAGTTGAACCTCGGGTTGAAGGATGTGAAAAACGACGTTTATGCAGGCGTTGTAGATGTGACGTATGACCCAGCGATATTGGAATTTAAAAAAGCTATATCGCTAAATGATGGTATCAGCTTGCTTCAGGCCAAGGATGTCGGCAATGGCAAAATTCGCTTGATCTTTGCAAGCAATGGTGAGGCAAATGCGATCTCAAACGATTCTGAATTCCTCGAATTGACTTTCAAATCAAAAGCAATAGGGGAAACGACTCAGACGGTTGTGGCGGTTACTAGCATGACGGTGGCAGATGGCGAGGGAACGGAGTCATCCGTAGAAGGAATCAGCCATTCGATTGAAGTTCAGACGGATGTGCCTGTTACCTCCGGTGATGTCAACGGGGACGGCAAAGTGAGCATTGGCGACCTTGCGATGATTGCGGCACATTACGGCAAAAATAGTAGTCATCCAGATTGGAACTCAATCAAACGCCTTGATTTGGATAAAGACAATGCGATCGATCTTGACGATCTCGTTATGATTGCAAACAAAATTATTCTATAAGCCAGTAAGCATCTGATAGTGTATCGCCAGTCGGTTTGCTTCAGGTAATCGGGCGCGACGACTGGCGTATATGCATCAGTTAATCGACACACGAGGAGGAAATATTCTTGCTAATAAACAAGTTAAGAAACCAAGTGATGATGCTGGGCCTCATTTTACTGTTACTACTGACTGGTATTCCAATTGCCTCTGCAGATGCCGAAGCTAGTACGATAACCTACTACATCGATGATTTGAACGGCTCAGATACGAATGACGGTCAGAGCGAAGACCACGCATGGAAGTCACTCGATAAAGTGAATGCGACAACATTTCTGCCGGGAGAGCGAATTTTGTTCAAGGCAGGAGGGAAATGGACGGGATCGCTCAGTCCTAAAGGCTCAGGAACAGAAGGCAAAAATATCGTCATCGGCAAATACGGCGAAGGCGTAAGACCATTAATTGAAGGAAAAGGCTTAGTGGAGAACGCCGTTTTTCTATACAACCAGCAATATTGGGAAATCGGCCATTTGGAAGTTACGAATAAAGGCACTGCAGCTGCCACGTCACCTCGGCGAGGTGTGCTCGTTTCGGGAGAAGACTTTGAGAAAGGTAGCGTAACGAATATCACAGTTACGAAAACGCTACGCGGTATCTATATTCATGATCTGTACGTCCATGACGTAAATGGTGAGGATAAAAAAGATGTAAATGGAAGCTCGGGCATTCAGGTAAGTGTCAGAATTCCTGGCCTTGTCAATGGTATCCCGACAGCGGGTTCGGTCCATCAGCGTACGACGTTCGATGATGTTCGAATTATTAACAATGAGGTAAGAAACGTCTCACGCTCAGGCATTATGATCTGGAACGATTGGAAGAACAGAGCGTTGCTTGGGGACGGCTTGGATTATGGGGAAAGTTCGCTCACACCTTGGACACCGGTCACGAATGTAGTTATTCAAGGCAACAAGCTGTACAACATCGGCGGAGACGGTATTGTGCCGCATATGACCGATGGTGCTTTGGTCGAATACAACTTCCTGGACGGATATAACCGTACATCAGCAGGGTATAACGCTGGAATGTGGACATGGGACGGCGACAATACTTTGTATCAGTTCAATGAAGTAACCGGTGGATATTCGACAAGAGACGGACAGCCGTTCGATTTTGATCATGCTACACAAGGTATTATTTATCAATATAACTATACTTACAACAACGATGGAGGCACATTATTACTCTGCGCAGACGGTAGAGGAGGTAAGGTGAACGGAGGAATATATCGTTATAACATTAGCCAGAATGATAAGTACCAAACGTTCACGATCTGCGGAGGTAGCAATGTTGAGAATATTCAAATCTACAACAACGTCTTCTATGTGAAACAAGGGATGAATACAAATATGCTCGTTAGCCAGGGTGGCGGCGTGCAAGTTTCGTTGTATAACAATCTATTTATTAACAACGGCACGGGGAATTACACCGCGAAGCCAACTTGGAAATATCATAATAATGCGTTCGTAGGAAATAATGTGCCATCTAAGGACCGAATTCCAGATCCGTTTATGTTGACGGGAGATCCTAAACTGGTCAATCCAGGTCAAGCTGGCACCGTATTGAATAATCTTGGCGTTATCGTCCCTGGGCAAGTCAGTTGGGCCGAGTTGAACGGATATAAATTGTCCGCTGACTCTCCACTGATAAACGCGGGTCGCTTCATCGGCGTGACGCATAACCCGGGCACACGAGATGACTTCGGCAATCCGATCTATAACGGTATGCCAGACGTTGGCGTACATGAATACGAAGCGGTGCAGTATCCACATGTTGATCCGTTCGAGCCCGTCATACCGAAACCGCAAGCCGAAATCAGAAATGGGAATTTTGAGAATACAACGCAGCATGCGAATGGCAATCCGTGGCAGTGGCAGTGGAATGCAGGCATTGTGAATGATGGTAATGCGCGTGGAGGGAGCTATGCCGGCTATATTAAGGAAGTTGCTGGCGGCGGTTCGATTGAACAGCAGATTGCCGTGAGCCCTGATACGACATATCGTATCAGCGCATATGCCAAATCGGGTGGATCAGATCAAAAGTTATATTTGGGAGTGAAATGGACAGATTCAGTAACCGGTGCGAAAACTATGCAAATTCCTGTAGAGTCGATGGAATATGCCTTGTACGACTTGGAGTTTACGACGGGAAGCCAAACGTCGGGCGTAACCATGTACCTCTGGAAGGATACGGGTTCAGCGAAGAAGAGCTACATCGATGATGTGAGCATTGCAGAAGTCGTGCCGGTAGAGCCGCCGTCCACTACACTAAGCGGTCCGGCTACTGTCGAGGCGGGCAAGACGTTTACGGTTAAGCTCGGATTAAAGAACATCGCGGAGGAGGCATACGCTCAAGATATTCTGTTAAGCTACAATGCGAATGCGATGAAATTTATGTCGGCTCAATCGGGGCAGGATGGGCTGGAAATTGTGGATAAGAAGAATAGCGATGGTACGCTACGTCTCATTATCGCAAGCATTGGTGAAGGTCATGGGATAACAGGAAAGAAGGACGTTGCAGAGCTAACCTTCGAGGCCAAATCCGTTTCGCAGGAAACGGTAGGGACAATCACAGTAACGGATGCAACGCTTGGAGACGACGAGGGGAACGAATCGAAAGCGGAAGCTTCGGCCTTCAATGTTAAAGTAACGGTTGAACCTGCGGGCATTCCGGGCGACGCCAATAATGATGGTAAGTTAAGCATCGGTGATTTGGCGATCGCAGCGGCGAACTACGGTAAAACTTCGCAAAGCTCTGATTGGAATCGTATCAAGGTTCTGGATATGAATGACGACGATGTAATCGACATCTCCGACCTTGCCGAAATCGCGAAAAAAATAGTAACTTAATCGTAAAGTGAAGTGCGCCCCCTAGAATAGACATTGGAAAAACCATCTGGTTAATCCGATTCTAGGGGGTGCATTTTCATTATGCCAGCGATGAAAGGTCAGAATTCAATCCAGACGTACTAAACTGACGATTTGACTAACCCTATCCACCATGTATATATTATTTGGCAAAGCCCTTATAAGAGGTTGTTCAAAAAGTCCGCTTTTGATCACGAAGTATTCCAAGAAGATTATTCGACATCGAATATTGAATTCAGGCGAAACTTCCGGTGCTCACGTAGCTTCCACTACGCTCCGCTCCTCAGTTTCTACCTTCATCCAATCTTCTCGGTGCTGAAAACCGTACTTTTTGAACACTCACTATATTGTTAAGGTTGTGACCGGAGGCATGAAATGTTCAAAATATTCATTATAGAAGATGATCGTGGTCTGGTGGCTCTGCTACAGGATTATTTACATAAGTTTGGATATGAGACACAGGCTGTGAATGATTTCGAGCGGGTCCGCGCTCAGTTTGAGGCGTTCGCTCCACACCTGGTACTCCTAGATGTTAATTTGCCTAAATACGATGGTTATTACTGGTGCCGCCAGATTCGTGGAATTTCTACCTGTCCCATCCTCTTTATATCTGCCCGTGACGGCAAAATGGATCAGGTGATGGCGCTGGAGAACGGAGCCGACGATTACATCACGAAGCCTTTTGATTACGAAATTGCGATGGCCAAAATCAAAAGCCAGCTTCGACGCGCCTATGGCACCTATGCGGGAAGCAACAATGAACGTACCCTGACCGTTGCCGGAATAATGCTGGATGTGGAACGACTAGTTCTTTCACGAGGTGAAGCTAAGGTGGACTTAAGCCACACGGAAGCGAAGATCTTGGATGAGCTGATGCAAAAATCCGGAACCATCGTTACCCGGGACAGGCTGCTAGAAAAAATCTGGGATGATCAAGCCTTCGTGGATGAGAATACACTCAATGTCTATGTCACCCGTGTACGCAAAAAGCTTGCCGCTCTTGAGGTTACGGACGGTCTACAAACCGTTCGAGGTCAAGGCTATCGCTTGATACCGAATTGGGGGGATGAGGATTGAAGTTATTTTTACGGGAACAGATCCCTTTAATTGTAGTCTATCTAGCGCAGCTCATCTTGATCACACTAGTGTATCGGCTGGATGGGGGCAGTGGTGTGAGCGTAAGTCTATATGCAGCTCTTCTCAGCACTTGTCTGCTGCTTGGCTACCTCGCTTACCGGTATATCAGCAATCGTACATTCTATGAACGTCTGGAGACTTTACCTTCCTCTTTAGATGAAGCAGGTGGCCCTTCACAGGATTCTCCGCTTGCCGTGAGTTTGCGAGGACTACTGGGGTCACAATTCCGCCTTTACAAAAATGATTTACACAGCTACCGCCACAAGCTGGAAGAACATATTCACTTTATTAATCAGTGGGTGCATGGGATGAAGACACCATTATCTGTCATCCATTTGATGATTCAAGATAAGGACGGACCGCCTTTTACGGCGATAGGAGATGAATTGGATCGTCTGAAAAAAGGACTGGATACCGTACTTTATACGGCTCGGTTAGATACTTTTGAGCATGATTTTTATGTTGAACGTTTGGATTTGGAAACCCTCGTACGTGGGGTGACCTCAGAGCAGAAGCGTCTTTTCATACGTAATCGTATATTTCCTAGTATCAAAATAGATGAGCGAATTGCTGTAACCACAGATGAGAAATGGCTAAGCTTTGTGCTTACGCAGCTCATTACGAATGCAATCCGTTATACGACTGAGGTCGGCAAACATGTTTATTTTCATGGATACATACAAGAGGACAAGAGAGCAGTACTGGAGATACGAGATGAAGGCGTTGGCATCCCAGCAGGTGATCTGCCGCGTGTATTTGATGCTTATTTTACCGGTGTGAATGGACGAACCTTCCAAGAATCCACGGGGATGGGACTATACCTTGTGAAACAAATCTGCGGTAAGCTTGGTCACGAGGTGAGCATTAGCTCTGAAGAAGGTAAGGGCACGGCCGTGCGGATTGTGTTTAAGGAGCATTACCTTACAAATGTGTAAGGTTATTGTAAGTTTCAGAAATAGCAGCCCTTGTGTACACTTTGTATAATGAAGGCAATCCAGTCGAAAGAAGGAGAGGTAACACTTGCCCATTCTAGATGTTCATAATTTATCAAAAATATATGAGGGTAAAGTGTCCACTCAGGCGTTGAATCATATCCGCTTTTCTGTCGAAAAAGGGGAGTTCGTTGGCATAATGGGACCTTCGGGGAGTGGAAAAACAACA
This window of the Paenibacillus sp. FSL R10-2734 genome carries:
- a CDS encoding S-layer homology domain-containing protein, which produces MNRKYMIYGLAVTICSMLWLTPASAQSASDFKLKTSIKESTDTQFTITLSGEKIEDLYAYETKLSFDPERLELVKAKTDIEGFSVSPIVNNGEITFAHTKIGKVKGEKGNLDITTLTFKTKKAGTSELKWTGMKIVDQNLKSQMLSPNLTVGYTKLFTDIKGHWAKTDIMEMVDRGVISGMNVDIFAPNNKLTRAQFAKMIADGLKIKEGASNPFKDVKQGSWYEEAVKRAYAAGIVTGISADKFQPEKEITREEMAVMLVRAKAHGLGVKPDTLKAGKLPVYTDDSSISEWARTSLAVAVESKLMKGRSAKLLAPKGNTTRAESAVVLKRLLTN
- a CDS encoding endo-alpha-N-acetylgalactosaminidase family protein; translation: MQSNLSKLKIGTRLLLSLALVSPITSAFVDGSAQAAAQVAAQESGSVYIKDFNDGNVSGWKKGAGSGTATFAADNGSLKATTTGPVVTYDVYSPVITDGIYELKMKFDTVPGRFGFVIRHADEANFSAIYYDTSNFGWYAVKDGGEAYGSIDNSNYTFQANREYTFKLEYVNDQMTVWIDGQQLFSASTPNVPVNAGKIGIRSWFNNKVIHIDDVKLTEVKVDRPVQQPITVTDTLQSADMTVVIDKEFPRVQKYTWNESGAEMNGQLIGINEIKINGKSHYPLAVEYHKTAASGDRGERASYTLQFPEINVELGAELEVKDNVMNFNITRITESGAEKVKTIEFPNHDLVSILSSEPVAKETGVSITGSISDEYKDLKAGATNASGSRYYVFLNNDKLAGTIMNNAINGSDKTRLRIANNGSGDKQASIWNGTFIYRGSDTMPTQSLPTSKVVITPDANEDNTVDWQDGAIAYRENAPIPYGSQMIRDNISYISMNLGSTTTSPFLRAFDNAKKISNLTDGFGQLVLFKGYQGEGHDDSHPDYGGNIGIRQGGKEDFNFVLSEGKKYNIKGGVHINATEYMLDAVGTKLENLVQPLSKGWGWLDQAYFVDQSKDVQSGELKRRLDMLKADTGDNLSFIYVDVYYNNDFNAMKLGEYINGNGWMLGTEFAGPLFEPAAWVHWGTDPGYPNQGDNSPIVRFVRNQVLDGFMTTPLLKGNQQVGVGYWQPKAEFYSYNETTKAFFNHNLPTKYMQYFPIMKMTNDRIDFEGDVSVEREADGKIHLRKDGNNVAIMTDSSNVTDSTVFIPWDPIQETKIYHWNPAGGTTTWKVPASWSNVQTAQLYKLTDLGRELVGPVNVVNGEVTLTATRGTGYVLYKDLAEEQEDMEWGEGGLIKDNGFDSQSFGSWSKSSTGANTDHIQFVKSNNADDMVQVKGPSDATLTQTITGLKPGNAYTASIWANIDGKRKVTIGVKQGDEEVSNYMEDIPVPYYAQQHKYLNTNTQRVKVTFTAQAETAELSINVATGNATVNLDDVRVWENPTSTDPGDSVLYEDFENVDEGWGPFVYSKSGYVRTHISDKREGQIMNYVLDGKYSLKSNESGTGEWLRTLPQTLRLEKDHKFRLTMKVKTDTEGMYTVALRTKENGTVRDLASKTLNLSTIDIDLPFQTDGTENAYLAIIKNKDNDQAELTGTLLIDDIRVDDEGSINPGEGILVNNLGLAETNIVLPIGNNTTLVANVAPANASNKTLKWASNQPTIVSVDQNGRITALASGTATITVTSTDGSKLTATAQVTVNEANVHIPQSGMTATTTSAQPGDEGANVLDGNPATAWHTAWSPPHLPESITIQLGGSYDINELKYLPRTDAANGTITKYNVYVSTDGVNFTLAANGSWARNNQEKSVIFPKTKASYVKLEAVEAVGNFASALEINVYHVPTVSSGEQSALLTGANTVLAETEFKLNLGLKDVKNDVYAGVVDVTYDPAILEFKKAISLNDGISLLQAKDVGNGKIRLIFASNGEANAISNDSEFLELTFKSKAIGETTQTVVAVTSMTVADGEGTESSVEGISHSIEVQTDVPVTSGDVNGDGKVSIGDLAMIAAHYGKNSSHPDWNSIKRLDLDKDNAIDLDDLVMIANKIIL
- a CDS encoding cohesin domain-containing protein, producing MLINKLRNQVMMLGLILLLLLTGIPIASADAEASTITYYIDDLNGSDTNDGQSEDHAWKSLDKVNATTFLPGERILFKAGGKWTGSLSPKGSGTEGKNIVIGKYGEGVRPLIEGKGLVENAVFLYNQQYWEIGHLEVTNKGTAAATSPRRGVLVSGEDFEKGSVTNITVTKTLRGIYIHDLYVHDVNGEDKKDVNGSSGIQVSVRIPGLVNGIPTAGSVHQRTTFDDVRIINNEVRNVSRSGIMIWNDWKNRALLGDGLDYGESSLTPWTPVTNVVIQGNKLYNIGGDGIVPHMTDGALVEYNFLDGYNRTSAGYNAGMWTWDGDNTLYQFNEVTGGYSTRDGQPFDFDHATQGIIYQYNYTYNNDGGTLLLCADGRGGKVNGGIYRYNISQNDKYQTFTICGGSNVENIQIYNNVFYVKQGMNTNMLVSQGGGVQVSLYNNLFINNGTGNYTAKPTWKYHNNAFVGNNVPSKDRIPDPFMLTGDPKLVNPGQAGTVLNNLGVIVPGQVSWAELNGYKLSADSPLINAGRFIGVTHNPGTRDDFGNPIYNGMPDVGVHEYEAVQYPHVDPFEPVIPKPQAEIRNGNFENTTQHANGNPWQWQWNAGIVNDGNARGGSYAGYIKEVAGGGSIEQQIAVSPDTTYRISAYAKSGGSDQKLYLGVKWTDSVTGAKTMQIPVESMEYALYDLEFTTGSQTSGVTMYLWKDTGSAKKSYIDDVSIAEVVPVEPPSTTLSGPATVEAGKTFTVKLGLKNIAEEAYAQDILLSYNANAMKFMSAQSGQDGLEIVDKKNSDGTLRLIIASIGEGHGITGKKDVAELTFEAKSVSQETVGTITVTDATLGDDEGNESKAEASAFNVKVTVEPAGIPGDANNDGKLSIGDLAIAAANYGKTSQSSDWNRIKVLDMNDDDVIDISDLAEIAKKIVT
- a CDS encoding response regulator transcription factor → MFKIFIIEDDRGLVALLQDYLHKFGYETQAVNDFERVRAQFEAFAPHLVLLDVNLPKYDGYYWCRQIRGISTCPILFISARDGKMDQVMALENGADDYITKPFDYEIAMAKIKSQLRRAYGTYAGSNNERTLTVAGIMLDVERLVLSRGEAKVDLSHTEAKILDELMQKSGTIVTRDRLLEKIWDDQAFVDENTLNVYVTRVRKKLAALEVTDGLQTVRGQGYRLIPNWGDED
- a CDS encoding sensor histidine kinase, which translates into the protein MKLFLREQIPLIVVYLAQLILITLVYRLDGGSGVSVSLYAALLSTCLLLGYLAYRYISNRTFYERLETLPSSLDEAGGPSQDSPLAVSLRGLLGSQFRLYKNDLHSYRHKLEEHIHFINQWVHGMKTPLSVIHLMIQDKDGPPFTAIGDELDRLKKGLDTVLYTARLDTFEHDFYVERLDLETLVRGVTSEQKRLFIRNRIFPSIKIDERIAVTTDEKWLSFVLTQLITNAIRYTTEVGKHVYFHGYIQEDKRAVLEIRDEGVGIPAGDLPRVFDAYFTGVNGRTFQESTGMGLYLVKQICGKLGHEVSISSEEGKGTAVRIVFKEHYLTNV